AGAATCCGGGACACCAGGTCGATCGCGCCATCGAGATCGCCGGATCGCGCACGGCCACGGGCGATTTCGGCGTCAGTCATGCGGCGAATCGCCACGATCAGCTTCTCGTCGACGAGCATCTCGCGAGCCTTGGCCAGATATTCGAAGCCCTCCCCCGCGTTTTCGTCGTTGCAGTGGATCAGCGCGTTAGCGCGATTGACCAGTGCGTACGCCAATGCGGCGGTGTCGCCGGAGCGTTGGGCGATTTCCAGCGACTCGGCCGTCTGCGCCACGTCTTCGGCAGTGGGCAGCACCCCGCCGTTCTGGACCGCGGCCGCATACTTGTACAACTGCGCGAACGGGTGGGTGGTCGGGTCGAACGAGCGGGCCATCGCGATGCCCTCCTCGAGGTCCTGTCGCCAGCCTTGCCGGCCCAAAAACATTCCGGCCGCGCCCTTTAACGTGATCGCCCAGGCCAGCGGGGAGCCGATCACGAAGTTGCCCATGGTGGGATCGCCGTGTGCGACGTCGATGATCCGTTGCGCGAGCTGCAGGCATTCGGTCGCCTCGCCGACCTCCCACTTGGCCTGGGCGGCCGCATAGAATAGGCCGGCCGTCATCGCCGGGTCGCCGATCGACTCGACGAGCGTGGCGAACTCCATCGCCATGGCGGCCGCTTCCCGATGCTGGGAGTTGAACGTCAGTGTAGTGAGGTGGCCCGCCATGCCGACGGCCAATGACCTCTTGTCACCCGCCTGCGTGGTCAGCGCCCGCAATTCATCGAATCCGGTCTCATCGGGCGTGCCACCCACCTGAAACACGCTGCCGCACAGCAGGGCTCGCGGGGCGATGCGCGTGGCCAGCCGGTCGGGGTGATCGTGCGGGAGCCGGTCGGCGAATCGTTGCGCCTGTTGCCAACTGGCCCGGGCCGCGCGGATATCCCGCCCGCCGTACCACGTCCCGGCCTGCATGTACCACTCGTAAGCCTCACGCAAATCCCCGGCGGCCGCGTACTGCGTGGCGACGATCGAGGCCTCCTGACCGGTGAATTCGCCGTAGCTGCGCTGCAATACGGCCGCCACCCGTCGATGCAATTCGGCTCTGTCGGCTTTCAACTGGGATTCGTATGCCACCGCCTGAATCAGGGGATGACAGAAGGCGTACGTCTCGTGCGGTGTGAAGCCGACCTGCTCGACCAGTGACGCCTGGACCAAGGGCGCCACGTCGACCGCGCCCAACAGACATTTCAGCAATTCGGTGTCGAACTGCGCGCCGATGACGGCCGCGGCGTGCAGCGTGCGCTTCGCCGTGGCGTCGAGCCGATCGATGCGCGCCCCGATAATGCCCTGCAGGCTTGCCGGAACATGGATTTCGCGCACTTCGCGCACGCACACGTAGGCTCCGGGCGCACCCTCGAGCTCGCCTCGCTCGGCGAGGTCACGCACGATCTCCTCGGCGGCGAACGGCAGGCCGGCCGCCCGGTCGGCGATCACCGTCGGCAATCCGGCCACCGAAGGGTCGGTCCCCAGCAGCTCGTTGATCAATTCGTTGATGTGCGAATCACCCAGTGGTGCAAGTGAAAACGGATGAGCGCCCGGGATCCGCGACAGCGGCCCCGAGTATTCGGGCCGATAGACGACGAGCAGCACCGCGCGCATGCCGGGTACCGCCGCCGCGAATTCGGTGAGCAGCGATTCGCTGACGCCGTCGATCCACTGGGCATCGTCGATGACGTAGAGCGCGGAGTCGGGCCGCGCCAGCGAAATCGTGTTGATCAGGTCGACGAGCCGGCGGCGCCGCGCATCCGGGGTGATGTCCGGGCAGGGCATGTCGGGGTCGCGGATGCCGAGCAGATCGTCGAGCAGCACCAGGTCCTCGTTGTTCGCCTCGGGTATTTCGGCGCGCACCCGCGCCCGCGCCACCTCGAGGGTGAGCCCGCCCAGACCGAAGACCCTGCGCAGCAGGCGGGAGATCACGTGGAACGGAATCTCGCGGGTATGGGATTCGCAGTAGGTGACCGACACCTCGAACCCGCCGCTACGTGCCGTCGCCACAGCCTCACGCATCAGCCTGGTCTTGCCCACGCCCGGCCGGCCGGTCACCGTGATCACGGATCCCGCACCGCGGGTGGCCTGGTCCAGCAACTCCGCGACGGCGTCCTTCTCGCTTTGGCGTCCAACCAGACGGGATTGGTGACGGGGCTTGCGACGGACGGCATCGACACTAAGCAGGCGCCGGGCCGGCACGGCGGTGGCGAAACCCTTGACGTGCACGGTTTCGGGCTCGCCCAGCACCGCACGATCCTCGACGAGCCGCGCGGTGGATTCGCTGAGCATGATGCCGCCGGGTGGCGCCACCGTTTCCATTCGCTGAGCCATTCCCACCTGTTCGCCCACCGCGGTGTAGCCGAGATGAGTCGCGCCGACCTCGCCGGCGATCACCTGGCCGGAATTCAACCCGACGCGCAAGCGCAGGTCGATTCCATCGCGGCGGCCCAGCTCGACCGCCAGCGCTCGGACCGCATCCTGGATCTCCAGCGCCGCAAGGCAGGCACGAAAAGCATGGTCCTCCAAGGTGATTGGGGCGCCGAACAGAGCCATGATGCCGTCGCCGGTGAACTTGTCGACGGTGCCTTCATAACGCTGGATCACGGTCGCCGACTGATCGACGAGCTCGGTCATCACCTCGCGCAACCGCTCGGGACCCAATGCCGCGGCGATGTCCATCGAGCGCACCACGTCGGCGAACAGAACGGTGACCTGTTTGTACTCGGCGGGCTCGGCGGCCGGCGCCAGTGGACTGCCGCAAGCATCACAGAAACGCGCACCCTGACGCGGCTGCGAGCCGCACACCTGGCACACCGGCGATGGTGGCGTCACGTCTGAAACCCTAGGCGGAATCCCTGTTAGTGGAAACGCCCGGAAATCGGCAGACTATGTTTGCTCTTCCGCGTCGTCGTCGAGGACGCTGACCGCGATACCGTACGGCAGGAAGCGCACCTTGCGCTTGGGGTCGACGTTGTTCTTGTTGGCCCGCAGCGCGTCGAGCTCACTCGCATACACCTGTTCGACGCGCGCGTCGCCCGCGGCGTCCACGGTGTAAATCGCCCAGACGCCGTCGCCGGCCTCGCCTGCGGTTTCCGGCTCGTACCGGGGCCGCCGTGACAGGTCGTCGAAGAACGCCGAAAAACCGCTGCGGGCGCCCGGAGCAGCAGCAAACCTGCCGATCCGCTCGAACACGTCGCGCAGTCCCTCGCTGCCTTCCCTGATCACCCGATCGAACTCTTCGGGATCAAACCCGAATGGACCATGCTCGCCCACGTGACCTCCTAGCCGCTCGTAGCGTTAGTGCCCAGTGTGCGCTCCCGCGCGGTGATGCGCCACGGAGTTTGCTCCCAGCCGAATCCCACCGCTAATAGCCCGGGCCCAGGAACGGGTTCTGCGAGTACCCGCCACCGCTGGGGGGATAACCGCCCCCGTAGCCACCGCCCGGATACTGCCCGGGATATTGCTGAGCCGGGTACTGCGGAGCCGGGTTCGCCGGTGCCTGACTGGCCGGCACCTGGATCGGGATCGGCACCGGCAGCAGCGGAACGTGGATCCACTGCGTGGTCATCGGCACCGTCGTCGTGGTGGGCGGCGTCGACGTGGGCGGCGGTGGAGGCTCGGTGGTCGGTGTCGTCATCTCCGTCGTGGGCGGCGGCGCGGGCTGAGAAGTCTGAGTCGTCTGCGGCGGCGGCGGCGGACGGTGCGTGGTGTGCACCGGCGGCGGCGCCGTGGTCACCACGACGGGCGGAGGCTCGGGCGACGGCGCAGGTTCCGGCGGTGGCGGCGGAGGCGGCACCGAGCTGGGCACCGGCGCAGCGGTGGGCGGCGGCGGCACCGCTGTGGGTGGGGCGGGACTGGGCACCAGGGTGCTGGCCGGCGGCAGCGGCACCGGGACGGCGGAGGGCACCGGCGGCGCCTGGCGGTTTTCGATCCCGGTCAAGGTGTACGCCACGCCGCCGATCGCGGTCATGGCCACTAGTGCGAACATCCCGACGACCAACTGCGACAGCCGAACCCGGCGCCACGCCCGTTCCCGGGGCGGCTCGATCACGTTCAACCGCATCGACCAGCCGCCCGGGTTGCTGTCTTCGTCGAACGCCTCGGGTGTGTAGGGCACCCGGATGTCACCGGGGTATTCGGTTTGCGACCAAGCCAACTCGCGGTCGGTGAGCGCTTCCTCGTCGATCACCAACAGGTCGCCGGCGGGCAGTTCGATGATGTCGTTGCCCGACGCCGCAGTAAGCAAACTGATCGACGTGCGGGTGCGTAGGTCGAGTTCCTCGCCGCGGGCGGCCAGCAGCAGCGCGCCGGCGGCGGCGGCGAATGCGGGCTGCGCCGGCGACATGACCGGTCGGCGGCTGTGCACCGAAAGGCGTTCGTTGACAAGCGGAATGCAGGCGCCACCACCAACAGTGATCACCGCGGAAAGGTCGTTCCAGCCCTTGCGGTGTCGACACAGCATGTCGTCGAACGCGTAGATGAGTCCGGTGAGCCGGTCCTGGATCAGGTCACCCAGCTCGTCGCGGGTGAACTTCATGGTGGCCCGGCGTCCACCCAGCTCGGCCGCGAATTCCGTTGTGCGTTCCGTGGATAGCTGCTCCTTGGCGGTACGGCACTGCTCGCGCAGCCGGGCGAGCTGCCCGACCGCGGCGGTGCTGGCCGGATCGATACCGCTGCCGTGTCCCAGTTCCTCGAACACGCAGAGCAATAAGGCCGCGTCGATCTCGTCACCAGAGAAGTCGGTGTAACGCATTGTGTCGCTGACCGGTTTGAAGTCGCCCGCGAGGTCTATCAGGGTGGCCGACGTGCCTGAGCCGCCGAAGTCGAGCAATCCGACGACACCGGTTGCGGCAAGGCACAGCTCGGCGTTCGCCGCGGTCAACGATGCGATCGCGTCCGAAACCAGGCGCGGTGCCATACCGCTTCGCACAAAGCCCAGATGCGTGCGTAGCCCGTTGCGTAATGCTTGTACGGTCCCCGGTTTCCATCGTGACGGAACAGCGATAGAGATCTCCGAAGAGCCGGCATCCGCGCCGGCCTCTGACACCATCGCGTCGAGTGCTTCGACCATCAAGAGGTCGGGGTCGTGAGCAGAGCCATCGACGGACACCAGTGCCACCGAGTCGCCGACGCGGTCGACGAACCCGCTCATCAACATGCCGGGCTCTGTGAGCTGCGGGTTCTCTTCGGGTAGACCAACTTTCGGTGCGCAGTGCGGGTACAACGTTAGTACCGCTCGACGTGAAACCGGCTGGTTTCCGTCACGCGCTGCGACCAGGTTCGTGGTTCCGATCGACAACCCAAGTGGGTCGTACATAGAGCGAATACTTTCGTCTATAGGGGTCGGTGGCCAGCGTTAACGATAGTCGCCGACACGCGCAAAGCCGATGGCTTGCAATGCCATTGGTATCGCCCCGATGCGGTTGTGTCACCGAAGTGGTACTAAAAACCCCTTGACAAAGAGCTGGGCGTCAGACCACGGTCAGCGGCAGCGAACGCCTCGACTCGAACTGGAACGTCGCTCCGCCACTGACCCTGACCACCGAAACCTCTGGCAGTTCCGCGCCGTCAGTGTCGGTTTCGATCAGCTCGGCCGTCCAGTCATTGGCAGTTCCGCTAACTCGCACTTCGAGGCGCGGATCGATCGCCGTGGCGATCGCCTGCAGCGGCTGCGCGGATTCCGGCGAACACAACGAGATCCAGGCACCGTCGTCATGGGCCGGAGACGGGTGGACGTGCAGCCGGTTCGATTCCAGTTCTGCGGCAACGTAGCCCATCGGGTTCAGCAGCGGGTGCAGCTCGAGGACGCGGCGTACTCCTTCAATGCCGCCGGGACGGGGGTCGCTCCCGCTTGCGGGGGAGTTGAGCGCGCGGTGAATTCGTTCGGCGGCCAGGCCCGCGATACCGGTCAGGCCGCGAGTGCACACCCCGATGGCCTCGGCCTCGTCGGCGGCGCGTGCCCGCACCGCGATCGCAAAGGAAAGATAGAGCAGATGCATCTGCAGGCAGACCTCGTCGGCCATCCGGACCAACGCCGAATGCGAGAAGGCGGCGAAGTCGAAATCGGAGAGCAGCGGACCCGAGTAATCCGCCTGCCCCTCGTCCGCGGTGTCGATGGGATCGAGTTTCCATGTCGCGGCTCGCGTTTGGCGAACGATGTCCAGGGCGGGAATGCCTTGCACCTCTGGATAGGACTCGTCGATGACGACGGTCCACGCGCAGTGGGGGTGCCGGCCCGCCGGCGTCCGCGGCGGGCGGTGGATGGGGCGCACCTGAGCCCGGGCGTTGGTCGCCACGGCGGTCGCGTCGAAAGTCGGATCCTCGATGGTGTGGCACATCCCGAACACGTACTGCTCGCCCATCGGTTCCACGTCGAGCAGCGCGCCGCAGTGGTCGAGGTGGAATTCACCGTGCCACCGGTCGTGCACGGTGTAGCGGAAGTCCATGAATTGCGGTGGGGCACCGATGTCGAGCTGCAGGCCCTTGAAGATGGTGGGCACGTCGTTGCCCACGTAATTCAGCGCCTCCTGCATGCGCCGGGTATAGATCGGGCTGGCGCCCGCCCACTCCTCGATGGCGATCTGCACCATCTCCTCGCGGCCGAACGAGGAAATGCACCAGGCCATTCCGGACCGGTCGATCAGCTGCCCGATCAGTAAGAGTTCGGGAAGCAGAACGACCAGCTCGTCGCGGGACAATTGCGCGTATCGCGAGGGGCTGCTCACGCCACAAAAATAGACTCGGCTATGTTATAAAGTCAACAATGCCCATTGCCGCAGGCCAGACGTCCGGGCGCTCGGTCAGTCCGACCCGGCGCACCACCGCGCCGCGCAAACGTGGCGACGACACCCGGGCGAAGATCATCGACGAGACGGTCCGCTGCATCCAGGAGGAAGGCTTTGCCGCCGCTACCGCCAAGCATGTGGCCGAACGCGCCGGCGTCACCTGGGGCGTGATCCAATACCACTTCGGCGACCGCAACGGCCTGCTGATGGCCGTCGTCGACGACGGGGTGGACCGGCTGATCGAGAGCCTGTCGTCGGCCGACGTCAGCGAGCTGCCACCCCAACAGCGCATCGAGGTCGTCATCGACACCGCGTGGAGTTGCTACAGCAGCCCGACGTCGTTGGCCGCGTTCGAGATCCTGCGGGCAACCCGCGGCAGCCTCGGCGATTCCTCGCGACGCCACCTGCTCGAGATGAACTCCGCGATCGCCCAGTTGGGCCGGTCGATCACCACCGATCCGGCGAATGCCGGTGTGGCCGAAGTCATTTGGGCGACACTACGGGGTGTGGTACTGGCCCAGATGGTCACCGGAACGACCATCGATTGGAGCCTGGAACGACGGGCCCTGATCGACATGGTTACCCGTGTGCTGCAATGACGGGATGACCCTCGACGATCTGGCCGATATCGAAGCCATCAAGCAAGTCAAATACCGGTATCTGCGCGCGCTGGACACCAAGCATTGGGACGACTTCAACGACACCCTGGCCGAGGACATCAAGGCCGACTACGGGCCGTCGATCGGCAACGAGTTGCACTTCACCAACCGCGCCGACTTGGTCGAGTACATGCGGACGTCGCTGCCCGCGAACGTCATCACCGAACACCGGGTGACGCATCCGGACATCGTCGTCGACGGCGACACCGCAACGGGCAGTTGGTATCTGCAGGACCGCGTGATGGTCGCCGACCTGAACTTCATGCTGATCGGTGCCGCCTTCTACCGCGACACCTACCGGCGCACCGACGCCGGCTGGAAGATCTGCGGCACCGGTTACGACCGGACCTACGACGCCACGATGTCGTTGGAGGGCATGAACTTCACGCTCAAGCCCGGTCGCGCCATCGCCAGCGTCGACTAAGCGCTACTTGGTGATCGCGATGACCGCGCCGGGCCGCAGCCATTTCATGATCGACACCAGCTGAGCATCGTCGACCGCAACGCAACCCTCGGTGGGTTGACCGTCGGTGGTGTGGAAGAAGAACGCGGCGCCGCCGCCCGGGGTCTTGTTCTTGTTGACGCCCATCACGACCGCGTGCTTGTACTGCGGGATCTGCAGGTTCTCGCTCTCGGCGGTGTTGAACGGGCACTGCGCCTTCGGGCACATTTGCATCGAGTTGAAGGTGGGGCTGTGGTCGTCGCCGCTCCACCAGTAGTTGGGCCCGGACACCTGGGTGTAGGGCAGCCCGGTACCGGGGTTCGGGGCGGTGCCGAACGCGGCGTCGAGGCTGTAGACGCCCGTCGGGGTGGCCGGTACCCCACTCTTGGCCTGCGGCGCCATCCCCGCCGAACCCACGTGCGTCGGAACACCGGTGCGCAGCGCCTGCCAGCCGGCAGCGGT
The Mycobacterium sp. 050128 genome window above contains:
- a CDS encoding adenylate/guanylate cyclase domain-containing protein codes for the protein MTPPSPVCQVCGSQPRQGARFCDACGSPLAPAAEPAEYKQVTVLFADVVRSMDIAAALGPERLREVMTELVDQSATVIQRYEGTVDKFTGDGIMALFGAPITLEDHAFRACLAALEIQDAVRALAVELGRRDGIDLRLRVGLNSGQVIAGEVGATHLGYTAVGEQVGMAQRMETVAPPGGIMLSESTARLVEDRAVLGEPETVHVKGFATAVPARRLLSVDAVRRKPRHQSRLVGRQSEKDAVAELLDQATRGAGSVITVTGRPGVGKTRLMREAVATARSGGFEVSVTYCESHTREIPFHVISRLLRRVFGLGGLTLEVARARVRAEIPEANNEDLVLLDDLLGIRDPDMPCPDITPDARRRRLVDLINTISLARPDSALYVIDDAQWIDGVSESLLTEFAAAVPGMRAVLLVVYRPEYSGPLSRIPGAHPFSLAPLGDSHINELINELLGTDPSVAGLPTVIADRAAGLPFAAEEIVRDLAERGELEGAPGAYVCVREVREIHVPASLQGIIGARIDRLDATAKRTLHAAAVIGAQFDTELLKCLLGAVDVAPLVQASLVEQVGFTPHETYAFCHPLIQAVAYESQLKADRAELHRRVAAVLQRSYGEFTGQEASIVATQYAAAGDLREAYEWYMQAGTWYGGRDIRAARASWQQAQRFADRLPHDHPDRLATRIAPRALLCGSVFQVGGTPDETGFDELRALTTQAGDKRSLAVGMAGHLTTLTFNSQHREAAAMAMEFATLVESIGDPAMTAGLFYAAAQAKWEVGEATECLQLAQRIIDVAHGDPTMGNFVIGSPLAWAITLKGAAGMFLGRQGWRQDLEEGIAMARSFDPTTHPFAQLYKYAAAVQNGGVLPTAEDVAQTAESLEIAQRSGDTAALAYALVNRANALIHCNDENAGEGFEYLAKAREMLVDEKLIVAIRRMTDAEIARGRARSGDLDGAIDLVSRILNAQFDAGTMMFRAPATTVLVETLLARAGPGDVEAAQRAIDRLEDVATEPGFVLHEIPVLRLRAMLARVRGDETGYRQLLQRFRARAHDVGFEGYVALADAMAAD
- a CDS encoding Hsp70 family protein gives rise to the protein MYDPLGLSIGTTNLVAARDGNQPVSRRAVLTLYPHCAPKVGLPEENPQLTEPGMLMSGFVDRVGDSVALVSVDGSAHDPDLLMVEALDAMVSEAGADAGSSEISIAVPSRWKPGTVQALRNGLRTHLGFVRSGMAPRLVSDAIASLTAANAELCLAATGVVGLLDFGGSGTSATLIDLAGDFKPVSDTMRYTDFSGDEIDAALLLCVFEELGHGSGIDPASTAAVGQLARLREQCRTAKEQLSTERTTEFAAELGGRRATMKFTRDELGDLIQDRLTGLIYAFDDMLCRHRKGWNDLSAVITVGGGACIPLVNERLSVHSRRPVMSPAQPAFAAAAGALLLAARGEELDLRTRTSISLLTAASGNDIIELPAGDLLVIDEEALTDRELAWSQTEYPGDIRVPYTPEAFDEDSNPGGWSMRLNVIEPPRERAWRRVRLSQLVVGMFALVAMTAIGGVAYTLTGIENRQAPPVPSAVPVPLPPASTLVPSPAPPTAVPPPPTAAPVPSSVPPPPPPPEPAPSPEPPPVVVTTAPPPVHTTHRPPPPPQTTQTSQPAPPPTTEMTTPTTEPPPPPTSTPPTTTTVPMTTQWIHVPLLPVPIPIQVPASQAPANPAPQYPAQQYPGQYPGGGYGGGYPPSGGGYSQNPFLGPGY
- a CDS encoding TetR/AcrR family transcriptional regulator, whose product is MPIAAGQTSGRSVSPTRRTTAPRKRGDDTRAKIIDETVRCIQEEGFAAATAKHVAERAGVTWGVIQYHFGDRNGLLMAVVDDGVDRLIESLSSADVSELPPQQRIEVVIDTAWSCYSSPTSLAAFEILRATRGSLGDSSRRHLLEMNSAIAQLGRSITTDPANAGVAEVIWATLRGVVLAQMVTGTTIDWSLERRALIDMVTRVLQ
- a CDS encoding nuclear transport factor 2 family protein — its product is MTLDDLADIEAIKQVKYRYLRALDTKHWDDFNDTLAEDIKADYGPSIGNELHFTNRADLVEYMRTSLPANVITEHRVTHPDIVVDGDTATGSWYLQDRVMVADLNFMLIGAAFYRDTYRRTDAGWKICGTGYDRTYDATMSLEGMNFTLKPGRAIASVD
- a CDS encoding L,D-transpeptidase family protein, which produces MGTAAPTGNPLAGTPWFANQVGNATQVVSVVSTGGSNATIDIYQRTAAGWQALRTGVPTHVGSAGMAPQAKSGVPATPTGVYSLDAAFGTAPNPGTGLPYTQVSGPNYWWSGDDHSPTFNSMQMCPKAQCPFNTAESENLQIPQYKHAVVMGVNKNKTPGGGAAFFFHTTDGQPTEGCVAVDDAQLVSIMKWLRPGAVIAITK